In Archangium violaceum, the following are encoded in one genomic region:
- a CDS encoding nucleotidyltransferase domain-containing protein translates to MMMEDVSLVDTTGNMEIDAALYGFIGLFQMTFPGRVRAYYLLGTQATNEAVGASDVDVCIVFKDRLQEGERERFQQFLHFCQPVSRVPLDVSIKEEARLLADGEVNLKHSSLFLMGEDIRERIPQMPMEKWIRTSMHQPFMYIERSRPRADEEPLRYPLGFPDPSGDFYGYDYRHMRMPDGSLQPSIKELVTMACRMATALLALQKGEYTISKSSTIKAHREHLHDEWTPLFEAIYESRTRWGYLLPTEPADRAHVRELCARMVELENHFLGLYRDYLLAELRGGALPDRIRAATRLGEILYPGEEVRAALKQLENEEEPLRDAARESLARIEKYGKAASSAA, encoded by the coding sequence ATGATGATGGAAGACGTCTCCCTGGTCGACACGACCGGGAACATGGAGATCGACGCGGCGCTCTACGGGTTCATCGGCCTGTTCCAGATGACCTTCCCGGGCCGCGTGCGCGCGTACTACCTGCTGGGCACCCAGGCCACGAACGAGGCGGTGGGCGCCAGCGACGTGGATGTGTGCATCGTCTTCAAGGATCGGCTGCAGGAGGGTGAGCGGGAGCGCTTCCAGCAGTTCCTGCACTTCTGCCAGCCGGTGAGCCGGGTGCCGCTGGATGTCTCGATCAAGGAGGAGGCGCGGCTGCTCGCGGACGGAGAGGTGAACCTCAAGCACTCCTCCCTGTTCCTGATGGGCGAGGACATCCGGGAGCGGATTCCCCAGATGCCGATGGAGAAGTGGATCCGCACCAGCATGCACCAGCCCTTCATGTACATCGAGCGCAGCCGGCCCAGGGCGGACGAGGAGCCGCTGCGCTACCCGCTGGGCTTCCCGGATCCGAGCGGGGACTTCTACGGCTACGACTACCGGCACATGCGGATGCCGGACGGCAGCCTCCAGCCGAGCATCAAGGAGCTGGTGACGATGGCGTGCCGCATGGCCACGGCCCTGTTGGCGCTCCAGAAGGGCGAGTACACCATCTCGAAGAGCTCGACGATCAAGGCCCACCGCGAGCACCTGCACGACGAGTGGACGCCGCTCTTCGAGGCCATCTACGAGAGCCGGACGCGGTGGGGCTACCTGCTGCCCACCGAGCCCGCGGATCGCGCGCACGTGCGCGAGCTGTGCGCCCGGATGGTGGAGCTGGAGAACCACTTCCTGGGGCTGTACCGGGACTACCTGCTGGCCGAGCTGCGCGGCGGCGCCCTGCCGGATCGCATCCGGGCCGCCACGCGGCTGGGGGAGATCCTCTACCCCGGCGAGGAGGTGCGTGCCGCGTTGAAGCAGCTCGAGAACGAGGAGGAGCCGCTGCGCGACGCGGCCCGCGAGTCGCTCGCGCGCATCGAGAAGTACGGCAAGGCGGCCAGCTCCGCCGCCTGA
- a CDS encoding M28 family metallopeptidase: MNGPFQGPARLAGLVLLALCGCASEPVLQNPQLEQLTSLSAQVDGELLMDTLRELVDAHRHETPLDCSELDGERYPPYCHLTRENAGKLMQTRLEALGLRVQRNESSSSAFPTSNIIADLPGTTHPEEVVLVGAHFDAFYAGADDNTTGVAAVLELARVLSQHRYPRTLRFVGFDLEELGLIGSTRYVTSQSGPERVVAAVVFDCIGYFDSRPGTQQSLPGLPTPAAGDFLAVIGNDVSSRRASELYALNQELNLLPLLPILAPRDGTSPAAGNLMRSDHTPFWLTGHEALFLTDTANFRNPHYHQETDTVDTVDPTGFQKVVRLSAAALAYWAGGPR; encoded by the coding sequence ATGAATGGCCCCTTCCAGGGTCCCGCCCGGCTGGCCGGGCTCGTGCTGCTCGCCCTCTGCGGCTGCGCCTCCGAACCGGTCCTCCAGAATCCCCAGCTGGAGCAGCTGACGTCCCTCTCCGCCCAGGTGGATGGGGAGCTGCTGATGGACACCCTGCGCGAGCTGGTGGACGCGCATCGCCACGAGACTCCGCTGGACTGCTCGGAGCTGGACGGAGAGAGGTATCCGCCCTACTGCCACCTCACCCGGGAGAACGCGGGAAAGCTGATGCAGACCCGGTTGGAGGCGCTCGGACTGCGCGTCCAGCGCAACGAGTCCTCCAGCAGCGCGTTTCCCACCTCCAACATCATCGCCGACCTCCCCGGCACCACCCACCCCGAGGAAGTGGTCCTGGTGGGCGCCCACTTCGACGCCTTCTACGCGGGCGCGGATGACAACACCACCGGCGTGGCCGCGGTGCTGGAGCTCGCCCGCGTCCTCTCGCAGCACCGCTACCCGCGCACCCTGCGCTTCGTGGGCTTCGACCTGGAGGAGCTGGGCCTCATCGGCAGCACCCGCTACGTCACCTCCCAGTCCGGCCCCGAGCGCGTCGTCGCCGCCGTGGTCTTCGACTGCATCGGCTACTTCGACTCGCGGCCGGGCACCCAGCAGTCGCTGCCAGGCCTGCCCACCCCCGCGGCCGGTGACTTCCTCGCCGTCATCGGCAACGACGTCTCCAGCCGCAGGGCCTCCGAGCTGTACGCGCTCAACCAGGAGCTGAACCTCCTGCCCCTCCTCCCCATCCTCGCGCCCCGCGATGGGACCTCCCCCGCGGCCGGCAACCTGATGCGCAGCGATCACACGCCCTTCTGGCTCACCGGCCACGAGGCGCTCTTCCTCACCGACACCGCCAACTTCCGCAACCCCCACTACCACCAGGAGACGGACACGGTGGACACGGTGGATCCCACCGGCTTCCAGAAGGTGGTACGGCTGTCCGCCGCCGCGCTCGCGTACTGGGCGGGAGGTCCGCGATGA
- a CDS encoding hemolysin family protein, whose protein sequence is MLILANGVFSGAELALLSVRKTRLRELLDEGSRAAGAVQALRDDPERFLATVQIGITVVGASAAAFGGASIAQRLVGPLTRLGLEEALAEQLAFALVVGLVSYLSLVLGELVPKSLALRFSEGYALFIARPLKGLAWLMRPLVWFLTASSNLLLRFFGDRTTFTESRLSPDELMQLVEEAAKAGSLDPKAGEIASRAFEMGNIPLSAVMVPRSRMVALRRHSSAEEIKQVLLEHGHSRMPVYEGSLDNVVGYVIAKDLLGVAWEGQLIVLEDVMRPPWFAFESMRAIDALKELQRRRMQLGIVVDERGGVAGLVTVEDLVEELVGEIASELETPEELVRRESPTTAVVQGTAAIRDVNRELGLELEEGQGWSTVGGLCTVKAGTIPEKGTKLTLEDGTVLEVLDASQRRVRSVRIHLPPAEASEG, encoded by the coding sequence TTGCTGATCCTGGCCAACGGCGTCTTCTCCGGGGCGGAGCTCGCCCTGCTGTCGGTGCGCAAGACGCGGCTGCGGGAGCTGCTCGACGAGGGCAGCCGCGCGGCCGGGGCGGTACAGGCCCTGCGGGACGACCCCGAGCGCTTCCTGGCCACGGTGCAGATCGGCATCACGGTGGTGGGAGCCTCCGCGGCGGCCTTCGGTGGAGCCTCCATCGCCCAGCGTCTCGTCGGGCCCCTCACCCGGTTGGGGCTGGAGGAGGCGCTCGCGGAGCAGCTGGCCTTCGCGCTGGTGGTGGGGCTGGTGTCCTACCTCTCGCTGGTGCTGGGCGAGCTGGTGCCCAAGTCCCTGGCCCTGCGCTTCTCCGAGGGCTATGCGCTGTTCATCGCCCGCCCACTCAAGGGGCTGGCCTGGCTGATGCGGCCGCTGGTCTGGTTCCTCACGGCCAGCTCCAACCTGCTGCTGCGCTTCTTCGGGGACCGGACCACCTTCACCGAGTCGCGCCTGTCACCGGACGAGCTGATGCAGCTGGTGGAGGAGGCGGCGAAGGCGGGCTCGTTGGATCCGAAGGCGGGGGAGATCGCCTCCCGGGCCTTCGAGATGGGGAACATCCCCCTGTCGGCGGTGATGGTGCCGCGCAGCCGCATGGTGGCGCTGCGCCGGCATTCGAGCGCGGAGGAGATCAAACAGGTGCTCCTGGAGCACGGACACTCGCGGATGCCGGTGTACGAGGGCTCACTCGACAACGTCGTGGGCTACGTCATCGCGAAGGATCTGCTGGGAGTCGCCTGGGAGGGCCAGCTGATCGTCCTGGAGGACGTGATGCGGCCGCCCTGGTTCGCCTTCGAGTCGATGCGGGCCATCGACGCGCTGAAGGAGCTGCAGCGGCGGCGGATGCAGCTGGGCATCGTGGTGGATGAGCGGGGAGGCGTGGCGGGGCTGGTGACGGTGGAGGACCTGGTCGAGGAGCTGGTGGGGGAGATCGCCAGCGAGCTCGAGACGCCCGAGGAGCTCGTCCGGCGCGAGAGCCCCACCACGGCGGTGGTGCAGGGCACGGCGGCCATCCGGGACGTGAACCGGGAGCTGGGACTGGAGCTGGAAGAGGGCCAGGGCTGGTCGACGGTAGGAGGCCTGTGCACGGTGAAGGCGGGGACGATCCCCGAGAAGGGCACGAAGCTGACCCTGGAGGACGGGACGGTGCTGGAGGTGCTCGACGCGAGCCAGCGCCGGGTGCGCTCGGTGCGCATCCACCTTCCCCCCGCGGAAGCGTCCGAGGGCTGA
- a CDS encoding response regulator, translating to MGRRATADDTRKVLVVDDDADWREFLRLCLEDLGYEAIEAANGQEALDSLSRQRYGVMLLDLNMPGMNGFEVVERMPRNGNPPRVVFLTAAAAQEVGGALRSGPHYYLPKGASRDQLSLLLQSLDA from the coding sequence TTGGGGCGAAGGGCAACCGCGGACGACACACGCAAGGTTCTGGTCGTCGACGATGACGCCGACTGGAGGGAGTTCCTCCGGCTATGCCTCGAGGATCTCGGCTACGAGGCCATCGAGGCCGCCAACGGCCAGGAGGCACTGGACTCGTTGTCACGGCAGCGCTACGGCGTGATGCTCCTGGACCTGAACATGCCCGGGATGAATGGCTTCGAGGTGGTGGAGCGGATGCCCCGCAACGGCAACCCACCCCGGGTGGTGTTCCTGACGGCCGCCGCGGCGCAGGAGGTGGGCGGCGCGCTCCGCTCCGGGCCGCACTACTACCTGCCCAAGGGAGCCAGCCGGGACCAGCTCTCGCTCCTGCTCCAGTCACTGGACGCGTGA
- a CDS encoding metallophosphoesterase family protein yields MLIRKLAHLSDLHLDLTRESDATASALVETLLAERVDHVVVTGDLTHQGSRSEYRRFRELFAPLIDAGRLSFIPGNHDRTGEDAGGQWMNGRKVRVERHEGLYLVCVDSTGPHNRNYFACHGELTPAVLDEVDAALCAAPTGALTAVLLHHHVLPLPEESFPERLATRMGWPHASELALGAELVRRAQGRCDLILHGHRHVPREFDLGRFQGRGLRIYNSGSSIELGRFRLFQHAAGRLVGEPAWQGMALPPARKRSAPNVMPALQYLASQLTMSLV; encoded by the coding sequence ATGCTCATCCGCAAGTTGGCACATCTGTCGGACCTGCATCTGGACCTCACCCGCGAGAGCGACGCGACGGCCAGCGCGCTCGTGGAGACCCTCCTCGCCGAGCGCGTGGACCACGTGGTGGTGACGGGAGACCTGACCCACCAGGGCAGCCGGAGCGAGTACCGGCGCTTCCGCGAGCTCTTCGCGCCGCTGATCGACGCCGGCCGGCTCTCCTTCATCCCCGGCAACCACGACCGCACGGGCGAGGACGCCGGCGGCCAGTGGATGAACGGCCGGAAGGTGCGGGTGGAGCGGCACGAGGGCCTCTACCTGGTGTGCGTGGACTCCACGGGCCCGCACAACCGCAACTACTTCGCCTGTCACGGCGAGCTGACCCCGGCGGTGCTGGACGAGGTGGACGCGGCCCTGTGCGCCGCGCCGACGGGCGCGCTCACCGCGGTGCTGCTGCACCACCACGTGCTGCCGCTGCCGGAGGAGAGCTTCCCGGAGCGCCTCGCCACCCGCATGGGCTGGCCGCACGCCTCCGAGCTGGCGCTGGGCGCCGAGCTCGTCCGCCGGGCCCAGGGCCGGTGCGATCTCATCCTCCACGGCCACCGCCACGTGCCGCGCGAGTTCGATCTGGGCCGCTTCCAGGGCCGCGGCCTGCGCATCTACAACTCGGGCAGCTCCATCGAGCTCGGCCGCTTCCGCCTCTTCCAGCATGCGGCCGGCCGCCTGGTCGGTGAGCCCGCGTGGCAGGGGATGGCGCTTCCCCCCGCTCGCAAGCGCTCCGCCCCCAACGTCATGCCCGCCCTGCAATACCTGGCCAGCCAGCTGACCATGTCGCTCGTCTGA
- a CDS encoding glycosyltransferase has product MLHALSLALLAAAVVGIVALGAQLLCVLRYRQTRPRAGSPASSGQPKGISILKPLCGVDDDLEANLACFAALDYPAYEVILGVKDTRDPAYAVARAAVARWPHVMRLELQHGEPGLNPKVNQLITLAGAARYDILVISDSNTRVGPDYLEEISRTFEDPEVGCISHPVSGVGERTLGSLMDNLYQSTTTGAGQIAAKQAVDQDIVVGKSMALRREDVESLGGFYSVRNVLAEDFVIGRWVTRRLGKRAVVARSPVYNVSREKSVTAFLKRYVRWSIIHHTCIPTPVYLAQSLLNPLPWALLGALLSPSERALGVVGAALLAKLVHDVTIFHLSRPEQTTSWKVVPAVLLKDLLLFVAWTNGLFARSVDWRGNKLRVLPGSKLVPPTPAVQGPLATPEPERAEELLAG; this is encoded by the coding sequence ATGCTCCACGCGCTCAGCCTGGCCCTGCTCGCCGCCGCCGTCGTCGGAATCGTCGCCCTGGGAGCCCAGCTCCTCTGTGTGCTGCGCTACCGCCAGACCCGCCCCCGAGCCGGCTCCCCGGCGTCCAGTGGCCAGCCCAAGGGCATCTCCATCCTCAAGCCCCTGTGTGGCGTGGACGATGACCTGGAGGCCAACCTGGCCTGCTTCGCCGCGCTCGATTATCCGGCCTACGAGGTCATCCTCGGGGTGAAGGACACGAGGGATCCCGCCTACGCGGTGGCGCGGGCGGCGGTGGCGCGCTGGCCGCACGTCATGAGGCTGGAGCTGCAGCACGGCGAGCCCGGCCTCAACCCCAAGGTCAACCAGCTCATCACCCTGGCGGGCGCGGCCCGCTACGACATCCTCGTCATCAGCGACTCCAACACGCGCGTGGGGCCGGACTACCTGGAGGAGATCTCCCGCACCTTCGAGGACCCGGAGGTGGGTTGCATCTCGCACCCGGTGAGCGGCGTGGGCGAGCGGACGCTGGGCTCGCTGATGGACAACCTGTACCAGAGCACCACGACGGGCGCGGGACAGATCGCCGCCAAGCAGGCCGTGGATCAGGACATCGTGGTGGGCAAGTCCATGGCGCTGCGCCGCGAGGACGTGGAGTCCCTGGGAGGCTTCTACTCGGTGCGCAACGTGCTGGCGGAGGACTTCGTCATCGGCCGGTGGGTGACGCGGCGGCTGGGCAAGCGGGCCGTGGTGGCGCGCTCGCCCGTCTACAACGTGTCGCGGGAGAAGAGCGTGACGGCCTTCCTCAAGCGCTACGTGCGCTGGAGCATCATCCACCACACCTGCATCCCCACGCCGGTGTACCTGGCGCAGTCGCTGCTCAATCCGCTGCCCTGGGCGCTGCTCGGCGCGCTGCTGTCGCCGTCGGAGCGGGCCCTGGGCGTGGTGGGCGCGGCGCTGCTGGCCAAGCTGGTCCACGACGTGACCATCTTCCACCTGTCGCGCCCCGAACAGACCACCTCGTGGAAGGTGGTGCCCGCGGTGCTGCTCAAGGACCTGCTGCTCTTCGTGGCCTGGACCAACGGACTCTTCGCGCGCTCGGTGGACTGGCGCGGCAACAAGCTGCGCGTGCTGCCCGGCTCGAAGCTGGTGCCACCCACGCCCGCCGTGCAGGGGCCCCTGGCCACGCCCGAGCCCGAGCGCGCCGAGGAGCTGCTCGCCGGCTGA
- the phoU gene encoding phosphate signaling complex protein PhoU — MPSTHTDKAFEADLRDLREKLLGMGAKVEAHIADSVRALTERDSALAEKVIQADKEVNRLEVEVDETCRRILALRQPAASDLRLITTALKIVTDLERIGDLAVNIAERAKDLNEAPPLKAYVDTPRLAELAQQQVKKALDAFVSSDPVKAEEVRKEDDHLDVLYLKIFNELLGYMMEDSRNIRRATALMFIAKHLERIGDHATNVAEMVIYMVRGTDIRHPRSRNLTTTS, encoded by the coding sequence ATGCCATCGACGCATACGGACAAGGCGTTCGAAGCGGACCTGAGGGATCTGCGCGAGAAGCTGCTGGGCATGGGCGCCAAGGTGGAGGCGCACATCGCCGACAGCGTGCGCGCGCTCACCGAGCGGGACTCCGCGCTCGCCGAGAAGGTCATCCAGGCGGACAAGGAGGTCAACCGCCTGGAGGTGGAGGTGGACGAGACGTGCCGCCGCATCCTCGCGCTGCGCCAGCCGGCCGCGAGCGATCTGCGCCTCATCACCACCGCGCTGAAGATCGTCACCGACCTGGAGCGCATCGGCGACCTGGCGGTGAACATCGCCGAGCGGGCCAAGGATCTGAACGAGGCGCCACCGCTCAAGGCCTACGTGGACACGCCGCGGCTGGCCGAGCTGGCCCAGCAGCAGGTGAAGAAGGCGTTGGATGCCTTCGTGTCCTCGGACCCGGTCAAGGCCGAAGAGGTGCGCAAGGAGGACGACCACCTGGACGTCCTCTACCTGAAGATCTTCAACGAGCTGCTCGGCTACATGATGGAGGACTCGAGGAACATCCGCCGTGCCACGGCGCTGATGTTCATCGCCAAGCACCTCGAGCGCATCGGTGACCACGCCACCAACGTGGCGGAGATGGTCATCTACATGGTGCGCGGCACGGACATCCGCCACCCGCGCAGCCGCAACCTGACGACCACGTCCTGA
- the pstB gene encoding phosphate ABC transporter ATP-binding protein PstB has translation MEARALTLRYGPKVAVKAVSLTLPEHQVTALIGPSGCGKSTFLRSLNRMNDLIPGASHEGTVLLDGTSIHDRNVDVVDLRRRVGMVFQKSNPFPKTIFENVAYGLRVGGMKDKAEIAARVEKSLKGAALWDEVKDRLNDSALSLSGGQQQRLCIARALAIEPEVLLMDEPASALDPIATAKIEELIHELKERYTIAIVTHSMQQAARVSDRTAFFYMGELVECGPTEQIFTNPREKRTEDYVTGKFG, from the coding sequence ATGGAGGCGCGCGCGCTCACCCTCCGCTACGGCCCCAAGGTGGCGGTGAAGGCGGTGAGCCTCACCCTCCCCGAGCACCAGGTGACGGCGCTCATCGGCCCGTCCGGCTGCGGCAAGTCCACCTTCCTGCGCTCGCTCAACCGGATGAACGATCTCATCCCGGGCGCCAGCCACGAGGGCACCGTGCTGCTGGACGGCACGAGCATCCATGACCGCAACGTGGACGTGGTGGATCTGCGCCGCCGCGTGGGCATGGTCTTCCAGAAGTCCAACCCCTTCCCGAAGACGATCTTCGAGAACGTGGCCTACGGCCTGCGCGTGGGCGGGATGAAGGACAAGGCGGAGATCGCCGCGCGCGTGGAGAAGTCGCTCAAGGGAGCGGCCCTCTGGGACGAGGTGAAGGACCGGCTCAACGACAGCGCCCTGAGCCTGTCCGGCGGCCAGCAGCAGCGTCTGTGCATCGCGCGCGCCCTGGCCATCGAGCCCGAGGTGCTGCTCATGGACGAGCCCGCCAGCGCGTTGGATCCCATCGCCACGGCGAAGATCGAGGAGCTCATCCACGAGCTGAAGGAGCGCTACACCATCGCCATCGTCACGCACAGCATGCAGCAGGCGGCGCGGGTGAGCGATCGCACGGCCTTCTTCTACATGGGCGAGCTGGTGGAATGCGGTCCCACCGAGCAGATCTTCACCAACCCTCGTGAGAAGCGCACCGAGGACTACGTCACCGGGAAGTTCGGGTAG
- the pstA gene encoding phosphate ABC transporter permease PstA, whose translation MKHTMRRAVGGALTSLTGFAALLIVAILAIILFDVARGGLGHVNWRFLSEPPSDGMMGGGIFPALYGTAALTLLMTLAVMPVGVLTAVYLHEYAPPSSLLARAVRLAVVNLAGVPSIVFGLFGLGFFIHFVGGSMDRLLGYQELHWGQPGILWASLTLAVLTLPVVIVSTEEALRAVPMDHRTASLALGATRSQTLARVVLPGALPGILTGAVLAVSRGAGEVAPILFTGAAYFLPDLPNKFNSQFMHLGYHTYVLATQSPDVEATQPLLYATVLVLLALTFALNLVAVLIRARTRRRASASH comes from the coding sequence GTGAAGCACACCATGCGCCGGGCCGTGGGCGGAGCGCTCACGTCCCTCACCGGCTTCGCCGCGCTGCTCATCGTGGCCATCCTGGCCATCATCCTCTTCGACGTGGCGCGGGGCGGCCTCGGGCACGTCAACTGGCGGTTCCTCAGCGAGCCGCCCTCCGACGGCATGATGGGCGGCGGCATCTTCCCCGCCCTCTACGGCACCGCGGCGCTCACCCTGCTGATGACGCTCGCGGTGATGCCGGTGGGTGTGCTCACGGCGGTGTACCTGCACGAGTACGCGCCCCCCAGCTCGCTCCTGGCGCGAGCCGTGCGGCTGGCGGTGGTCAACCTGGCCGGCGTGCCGTCCATCGTCTTCGGGTTGTTCGGCCTCGGCTTCTTCATCCACTTCGTGGGCGGGAGCATGGACCGGCTGCTGGGCTACCAGGAGTTGCACTGGGGCCAGCCGGGCATCCTCTGGGCCTCGCTCACCCTGGCGGTACTGACGCTGCCGGTGGTCATCGTCTCCACCGAGGAGGCGCTGCGCGCGGTGCCGATGGACCACCGCACGGCGAGCCTGGCGCTGGGGGCCACCCGGTCCCAGACGCTGGCGCGGGTGGTGCTGCCGGGCGCGCTGCCGGGCATCCTCACCGGCGCCGTGCTGGCGGTGTCCCGCGGCGCGGGCGAGGTGGCGCCCATCCTCTTCACCGGCGCCGCCTACTTCCTCCCCGACCTGCCCAACAAGTTCAACTCCCAGTTCATGCACCTGGGCTACCACACCTACGTGCTGGCCACGCAGTCCCCGGATGTGGAGGCCACCCAACCCTTGTTGTACGCCACGGTGCTGGTGCTGCTCGCGCTCACCTTCGCCCTCAACCTCGTCGCGGTGCTCATCCGCGCCCGCACCCGCCGGCGCGCCTCCGCGTCCCACTGA
- the pstC gene encoding phosphate ABC transporter permease subunit PstC gives MQSEGLVETVPVAPRLSSVARRRQIREKVIAGFITAMAFTGIAALVLILVFIAKEALAIFLDAHAREEASLGKMFLPQVVRAGKPATFVWQPVSSVPKVSMIPLFIGTLKTTLVSMVVAVPVGVAGALFAAEFAPRRLREILKPTIELLAGIPSVVLGFFALMVLATFLQDTFGLTSRLNAVVAGLGLSLAIVPVVFTVAEDALTAVPRSYREASLALGATPWETAWKVVLPAAAPGILAACVLGFGRAIGETMIVLMASGNAAIVSWNFADSVRSMSATIAAEMGEVVVGSPHYSLLFFIGVELFIFTFVLNMLANVWTRRVLKRLSGAGA, from the coding sequence ATGCAGAGTGAGGGGCTCGTGGAGACGGTACCCGTGGCGCCGCGGCTCTCCTCCGTCGCCCGGCGGAGGCAGATCCGGGAGAAGGTCATCGCTGGCTTCATCACGGCCATGGCCTTCACGGGGATCGCGGCGCTGGTGCTCATCCTCGTCTTCATCGCGAAGGAGGCGCTGGCGATCTTCCTGGACGCCCACGCCCGCGAGGAGGCCAGCCTGGGGAAGATGTTCCTGCCGCAGGTGGTGCGCGCCGGCAAGCCGGCCACCTTCGTGTGGCAGCCGGTGTCCTCGGTACCGAAGGTGAGCATGATTCCGCTCTTCATCGGCACGCTGAAGACGACGCTGGTGTCCATGGTGGTGGCGGTGCCGGTGGGCGTGGCGGGCGCGCTGTTCGCGGCCGAGTTCGCGCCCCGGCGGCTGCGGGAGATCCTCAAGCCCACCATCGAGCTGCTGGCGGGCATTCCCTCGGTGGTGCTGGGCTTCTTCGCCCTGATGGTGCTGGCCACCTTCCTCCAGGACACCTTCGGCCTCACCTCCCGGCTCAACGCGGTCGTCGCGGGGCTGGGCCTGTCGCTGGCGATCGTCCCCGTCGTCTTCACCGTGGCCGAGGACGCGCTCACCGCGGTGCCGCGCAGCTACCGCGAGGCGTCGCTCGCGCTGGGCGCCACGCCCTGGGAGACGGCCTGGAAGGTGGTCCTGCCGGCGGCGGCCCCGGGCATCCTCGCCGCGTGCGTGCTGGGCTTCGGCCGCGCCATCGGTGAGACGATGATCGTCCTGATGGCCTCGGGCAACGCGGCCATCGTGTCGTGGAACTTCGCGGACTCGGTGCGCTCCATGTCCGCCACCATCGCCGCGGAGATGGGCGAGGTGGTGGTGGGCAGCCCGCACTACTCGCTCCTGTTCTTCATCGGAGTCGAGCTCTTCATCTTCACCTTCGTCCTCAACATGTTGGCGAACGTCTGGACACGCCGCGTCCTCAAGCGGCTGTCGGGAGCGGGAGCGTGA